Proteins found in one Actinokineospora alba genomic segment:
- a CDS encoding ATP-grasp domain-containing protein — translation MTSEPRPLVLILGVDKYVLEACERHDVEAVVAWGAGAHDYGLQLVPDGMTVLRVDQVSSPESVLSALHRAGLGDRRFDAVQTSDEWAMVTAGVLAEHLGARAIDPVTAVRFRDKTLQKQRVREVGIPAARTTVIDDIHDVSGIDALPYERAVLKPIAGAATAMTTVVTSLQQLRDLSDKYRAERTAQRTFALEEFVDGGEEWVADGIVYDGEVMFCALGRYGLPCLSTVDQALPLWLRRFDPDTESWAYELGEPVVRRALKALGLRDGVFHMEFFYDAELGTLTFGECAARRGGALVHEEVQAKFNVHLGEAALLGALGRKPDLDIQIRSGTIGGTYLMGRPGTLFSCPSPAAMRELPGVEYVRVEFAFGGQIAAGVGSTNARIAQVLVSAESEEAMLRRFDELRVWFDERLLIAPSGGPMRELRAWQREIWPDEDYKDQLWR, via the coding sequence ATGACCTCTGAACCCAGACCGCTGGTGTTGATACTCGGCGTGGACAAGTACGTCTTGGAGGCATGCGAACGCCATGACGTCGAAGCCGTGGTGGCGTGGGGCGCGGGCGCGCACGACTACGGGCTGCAGTTGGTCCCCGACGGGATGACCGTGCTGCGCGTCGACCAGGTGTCGAGCCCGGAGTCCGTGCTGAGCGCGCTGCACCGCGCCGGACTCGGCGACCGCCGGTTCGACGCCGTGCAGACCAGCGACGAGTGGGCGATGGTGACCGCCGGGGTGCTCGCCGAACACCTTGGGGCGCGGGCGATCGACCCGGTCACCGCGGTGCGTTTCCGCGACAAGACCCTGCAGAAGCAGCGGGTGCGCGAGGTCGGCATCCCCGCTGCGCGAACCACCGTCATCGACGACATCCATGACGTGAGTGGGATCGATGCGCTGCCCTATGAGCGCGCGGTCCTCAAACCCATCGCGGGCGCGGCCACGGCCATGACCACGGTGGTCACCTCGCTTCAGCAGCTGCGCGACCTCAGCGACAAGTACCGCGCGGAGCGCACCGCGCAGCGCACGTTCGCCTTGGAGGAGTTCGTCGACGGCGGCGAGGAATGGGTCGCCGACGGCATCGTCTACGACGGCGAGGTCATGTTCTGCGCGCTGGGGCGCTACGGCCTGCCCTGTCTGTCCACAGTCGACCAGGCGCTGCCGCTCTGGCTGCGCCGGTTCGACCCGGACACCGAATCCTGGGCCTACGAACTCGGCGAACCCGTCGTCCGGCGCGCCCTGAAGGCGCTGGGGCTGCGCGACGGCGTGTTCCACATGGAGTTCTTCTACGACGCCGAGTTGGGCACGCTGACCTTCGGCGAGTGCGCCGCCCGCCGTGGCGGCGCCCTGGTGCACGAGGAAGTCCAGGCCAAGTTCAACGTCCACCTCGGCGAGGCCGCGTTGCTGGGCGCGCTGGGCCGCAAGCCCGACCTCGACATCCAGATCCGATCGGGGACCATCGGCGGCACCTACCTGATGGGCAGGCCGGGCACTCTGTTCAGCTGTCCGTCGCCCGCGGCGATGCGGGAACTGCCCGGGGTCGAGTACGTGCGCGTCGAGTTCGCCTTCGGCGGCCAGATCGCCGCCGGGGTCGGCAGCACCAACGCCCGCATCGCCCAGGTCCTGGTCTCCGCGGAGTCGGAGGAGGCGATGCTGCGCCGGTTCGACGAACTGCGCGTGTGGTTCGACGAGCGGCTGCTCATCGCGCCGTCCGGCGGGCCGATGCGCGAGCTGCGCGCCTGGCAGCGCGAGATCTGGCCCGACGAGGACTACAAGGACCAGCTATGGCGCTGA
- a CDS encoding ATP-grasp domain-containing protein: protein MTGVSHQPTAVIVDGYSTGNFLPAAFARIGVRVVHVRSSAELMASMVAPEMADYDAEFVCPDAEAFDRTCAQLAELNPVAVLTGQEPGVPLADALSERLGLATNGSALSRARRDKYTMIETLRTAGIHCADQILARSAAEAVAWAEERGEYPVVVKPLSSASSDCVSVCRDAGEVAAGAAAVLAAVDIFDRPNTEVLVQSFLSGTEYIVDTVAVAGRRYVCGVWAYDKTTTAAGKRTYDRDILLDSAESPVPELVAYLDTVLAALGIVHGPAHAEVIITPDGPALVEIGARLNGNMNPGFHDACLGANQADLIALAYARPDEFLERYADRVYTRRQPAIVHSTTTDLDGIVSEVDQAAVAAISELPSVHLVGVKLAPGNRIRPTEDLLTSPLRIFMTAPDPVELDLDYKTIQTLKDQVYRIG from the coding sequence ATGACCGGTGTTTCCCACCAGCCCACAGCCGTGATCGTCGACGGTTACTCGACGGGTAACTTCCTGCCTGCCGCGTTCGCCAGGATCGGCGTGCGCGTGGTGCACGTGCGCAGCTCGGCGGAGCTCATGGCGTCCATGGTCGCGCCGGAGATGGCCGACTACGACGCCGAGTTCGTCTGCCCCGACGCCGAGGCGTTCGACCGCACCTGCGCCCAGTTGGCCGAGCTGAACCCGGTCGCGGTCCTCACCGGCCAGGAGCCGGGGGTCCCGCTCGCCGACGCGCTGAGCGAGCGGCTGGGGTTGGCCACCAACGGGTCGGCGCTGTCGCGGGCACGGCGCGACAAGTACACGATGATCGAGACGCTGCGCACGGCCGGCATCCACTGCGCCGACCAGATTCTCGCCAGGAGCGCCGCGGAGGCCGTCGCGTGGGCCGAGGAGCGCGGCGAGTACCCGGTCGTGGTCAAGCCGCTGAGCTCGGCGTCGTCGGACTGTGTCAGCGTGTGCCGCGACGCGGGCGAGGTGGCCGCGGGCGCGGCGGCGGTGCTCGCCGCGGTCGACATCTTCGACCGGCCCAACACCGAGGTCCTGGTGCAGTCGTTCCTCTCGGGCACCGAGTACATCGTGGACACCGTCGCGGTGGCGGGCAGGCGCTACGTGTGCGGCGTCTGGGCGTACGACAAGACCACCACGGCGGCGGGCAAGCGGACCTACGACCGCGACATCCTGCTCGACTCGGCCGAGTCGCCGGTGCCCGAGCTGGTCGCCTACCTCGACACGGTCCTCGCCGCGCTGGGCATCGTCCACGGGCCCGCGCACGCCGAGGTGATCATCACCCCCGACGGCCCGGCGCTGGTGGAGATCGGCGCCCGGCTCAACGGCAACATGAACCCGGGTTTCCACGACGCGTGCCTCGGCGCGAACCAGGCCGACCTGATCGCCTTGGCGTACGCGCGTCCCGACGAGTTCCTCGAGCGCTACGCCGACCGCGTCTACACCCGGCGTCAGCCCGCGATCGTGCACAGCACCACCACCGACCTCGACGGCATCGTCAGCGAGGTCGACCAGGCCGCCGTCGCCGCGATCAGTGAGCTGCCGAGCGTGCACCTGGTCGGGGTGAAGCTGGCCCCGGGCAACCGGATCCGGCCGACCGAGGACCTGCTCACCAGCCCGCTGCGGATCTTCATGACCGCACCGGACCCCGTCGAGCTCGACCTGGACTACAAGACGATCCAGACGCTCAAGGACCAGGTGTACCGAATCGGATAG
- a CDS encoding GMC family oxidoreductase N-terminal domain-containing protein, with the protein MRDVIVIGAGGCGPVVAKELAAHGLDVLLIEGGPRHANPRKEWSLLENDAAHILNGYLRVGPEDRSKPAWYRELPQNSFLWQVSGVGGTTQHYFGNCPRAYPGVFRGYTGADKANYDVDYLFPFGYSDLVPYYEWVEATLPVSTAPMGTKETVYFRGCETLGIPVQTTKTTKGASYRPQENAILPPGGHAGLTTDRSKLVFPLSTGCTFCGHCIQGCMQPISVPRNLTARRSTDNSYVPMALTANAWSAPGKAVTLVTDAMVTKIHTGQVDGRLSATGVTWRDNETGEQHREDARVVVLSGGAVESPRLWLNSGLPNPNDWVGRGFTDHYLDLVCGVFDDEVGNSKGPHSSARCDFPGYGALQNVGIGPAIQALAMTFSDSGIRGQYTNGRGSTGSWDGPTGRLAANELKDTLLHGVDRILNVVTLTDDDVMPDNRITLSAMPADENGPAPKVRMDQRGRSARSVRNREFLARKAVDLLRGAGAKKVYRMDLAPLMMHVHSTMRMGVSETDSVLDANAESRAVKRLFVADNSALPNSIGGPNPTLTSQALATRTAEKIFQGYFGGDPWVASGAPVVSTDQRITRRMGELGL; encoded by the coding sequence ATGCGCGACGTCATCGTCATCGGCGCGGGCGGCTGCGGGCCGGTCGTCGCGAAAGAACTGGCCGCGCACGGGCTCGACGTGCTGCTGATCGAAGGCGGTCCGCGACACGCGAACCCGCGCAAGGAATGGAGCCTGCTGGAGAACGACGCGGCGCACATCCTCAACGGGTATCTCCGCGTCGGGCCGGAGGACCGGTCGAAGCCCGCCTGGTATCGCGAACTGCCGCAGAATTCCTTCCTCTGGCAGGTCTCCGGGGTCGGCGGCACGACCCAGCACTATTTCGGGAACTGTCCGCGGGCGTATCCCGGTGTGTTCCGCGGATACACCGGCGCCGACAAGGCGAATTACGACGTCGATTATCTGTTCCCCTTCGGTTACAGCGACTTGGTGCCGTACTACGAGTGGGTCGAAGCGACCCTGCCCGTGTCCACCGCGCCGATGGGAACCAAGGAGACCGTGTACTTCCGGGGCTGCGAGACCCTGGGTATCCCGGTGCAGACGACCAAGACCACGAAGGGCGCCTCCTACCGGCCGCAGGAGAACGCGATCCTGCCGCCGGGTGGCCACGCGGGTCTGACCACCGACCGGTCGAAGCTGGTCTTCCCGCTGTCGACCGGGTGCACGTTCTGCGGTCACTGCATCCAGGGCTGCATGCAGCCGATCAGTGTGCCGCGCAACCTGACCGCTCGACGGTCCACCGACAACAGCTACGTGCCGATGGCGCTCACCGCGAACGCGTGGTCGGCCCCCGGCAAGGCGGTCACGCTGGTCACCGACGCGATGGTCACGAAGATCCACACCGGTCAGGTGGACGGACGCCTGTCGGCCACCGGCGTCACCTGGCGAGACAACGAGACCGGGGAACAGCACCGTGAGGACGCCCGCGTGGTGGTCCTGTCCGGGGGCGCCGTGGAAAGCCCGCGGTTGTGGCTCAACAGCGGGCTGCCCAACCCCAACGACTGGGTCGGGCGCGGATTCACCGACCACTACCTCGACCTCGTGTGCGGTGTGTTCGACGACGAGGTCGGCAACTCCAAAGGCCCGCACTCCTCGGCGCGCTGCGACTTCCCGGGGTACGGCGCACTGCAGAACGTCGGCATCGGCCCGGCCATCCAGGCACTCGCCATGACGTTCAGCGACAGCGGTATCCGCGGTCAGTACACCAACGGGCGCGGGTCGACGGGCAGCTGGGACGGCCCCACCGGCAGGCTGGCCGCGAACGAACTCAAGGACACGCTGCTGCACGGCGTGGACCGGATCCTCAACGTCGTGACCCTCACCGACGACGATGTGATGCCCGACAACCGGATCACCCTGTCGGCGATGCCCGCCGATGAGAACGGTCCGGCGCCGAAGGTGCGGATGGACCAACGCGGCCGGTCGGCGCGCAGTGTGCGCAACCGGGAGTTCCTGGCCCGCAAGGCGGTGGACCTGCTGCGCGGGGCGGGGGCGAAGAAGGTGTACCGGATGGATCTGGCGCCGCTGATGATGCATGTCCACTCGACGATGCGCATGGGCGTCTCCGAGACTGACTCGGTGTTGGACGCGAACGCGGAGTCTCGGGCGGTGAAGCGGTTGTTTGTCGCGGACAACTCGGCGCTGCCGAACAGCATTGGGGGGCCGAATCCGACGCTGACCAGTCAGGCGTTGGCTACTCGGACGGCGGAGAAGATCTTCCAGGGTTACTTCGGTGGGGATCCTTGGGTGGCTTCTGGGGCGCCGGTGGTTTCGACGGATCAGCGGATTACTCGGCGGATGGGCGAGTTGGGGCTCTGA
- a CDS encoding C2 family cysteine protease produces MTTPGPWTWDLVLISDPAGGEQAANGFGAIAASADGITNVIEQLERVPWEGPAAEAYRAYLSELRGTVLKTMAIAEDSHHATTGAAGTLEALRNPATETADELNRFQAAVDKMNGPNNDDLDFFEVTQVAMMRGQAMGALGRVRGQREEALKLLTDLLKAQEETLLGVRPPRGPDASKIADPTQRAAVEALSGEVNETLNKTGDSERAREFADKFNNADSDLARRLLLLQAADDLTAAELDYLLDHLDTDDLHNAMAVDWMPFGGGPEDTAAQREFYNKLAGKVDLDTLNGLADQLPEDYWHPDPYGDIPQLGDDLRPDGTNLSWQPLPDAGKPVTADTIDPNDVQQRGLGDCHLQATLYSLASTPEGRQQLADNIQLNPNGTYTVTLYRNDGTPVPVVVTPDTPVQRNGSGWQSTYDGNQANWVQLYEKALAQTNAELSQQPSIESGHGQNENRGYPGLNGGFPEEDMARLTGERPEKVDSPNVTDDQLRQLERDGKPVTVTILGEQPYKDPNGTNLVNNHVYSLDRVDWSTNPPTAHLRNPWGSEHIAMPLNDLREHTTYMTVGK; encoded by the coding sequence ATGACCACCCCCGGCCCCTGGACGTGGGACCTCGTCCTGATCTCCGACCCCGCGGGCGGCGAACAGGCCGCGAACGGGTTCGGCGCGATCGCCGCCAGCGCCGACGGCATCACCAACGTCATCGAGCAACTCGAACGCGTCCCCTGGGAAGGCCCCGCCGCCGAGGCGTATCGCGCCTACCTGAGCGAACTGCGCGGCACCGTCCTCAAGACCATGGCCATCGCCGAGGACAGCCACCACGCCACCACGGGCGCGGCGGGAACCCTTGAGGCACTGCGGAACCCGGCCACCGAGACCGCCGACGAGCTCAACCGGTTCCAAGCCGCCGTCGACAAGATGAACGGGCCCAACAACGACGACCTCGACTTCTTCGAGGTCACCCAGGTCGCCATGATGCGCGGGCAGGCCATGGGCGCGCTCGGCCGGGTGCGCGGACAGCGCGAAGAGGCGTTGAAGCTGCTCACCGACCTCCTCAAAGCCCAGGAGGAAACCCTTCTCGGCGTTCGCCCGCCGCGCGGCCCGGACGCCTCCAAGATCGCCGACCCCACCCAGCGCGCCGCCGTCGAGGCCCTCTCCGGCGAAGTGAACGAGACGCTGAACAAGACCGGCGACAGCGAACGCGCCCGCGAGTTCGCCGACAAGTTCAACAACGCCGACAGCGACCTCGCCCGCCGGTTGCTGCTGCTGCAGGCCGCCGACGACCTCACCGCCGCCGAACTCGACTACCTGCTCGACCACCTCGACACCGACGACCTGCACAACGCGATGGCCGTCGACTGGATGCCCTTCGGCGGCGGCCCCGAGGACACCGCCGCGCAGCGCGAGTTCTACAACAAGCTCGCGGGCAAGGTCGACCTCGACACCCTCAACGGGCTCGCCGACCAGCTCCCCGAGGACTACTGGCACCCGGACCCCTACGGCGACATCCCGCAACTCGGCGACGACCTGCGCCCCGACGGCACCAACCTGAGCTGGCAGCCGCTGCCCGACGCGGGCAAACCGGTCACCGCCGACACCATCGACCCCAACGACGTGCAGCAGCGCGGCCTCGGCGACTGCCACCTGCAGGCCACCCTGTACTCCCTGGCCAGCACGCCGGAGGGCAGGCAGCAGCTCGCCGACAACATCCAGCTCAACCCCAACGGCACCTACACGGTGACCCTGTACCGCAACGACGGCACACCGGTGCCCGTCGTCGTCACCCCCGACACCCCGGTGCAGCGCAACGGCTCCGGCTGGCAGTCGACGTATGACGGCAACCAGGCCAACTGGGTGCAGCTCTACGAGAAGGCCCTCGCGCAGACCAACGCCGAACTGTCGCAGCAGCCGTCCATCGAGAGCGGCCACGGGCAGAACGAGAACCGCGGCTACCCCGGCCTCAACGGCGGGTTCCCCGAGGAGGACATGGCCCGGCTCACCGGCGAGCGCCCCGAGAAGGTCGACAGCCCCAACGTCACCGACGACCAACTGCGCCAGCTGGAACGCGACGGCAAACCGGTCACCGTCACCATCCTCGGGGAACAGCCCTACAAGGACCCCAACGGCACCAACCTGGTCAACAACCACGTGTACTCCCTCGACCGCGTCGACTGGAGCACCAACCCGCCGACCGCGCACCTGCGCAACCCGTGGGGCAGTGAGCACATCGCGATGCCGCTCAACGACCTGCGCGAGCACACGACGTACATGACGGTGGGGAAGTGA
- a CDS encoding IclR family transcriptional regulator, which translates to MASSDTDKPSGGVQSLERAFDLLEHMADAGREVPLSELAKLSGLPMPTIYRLVRTMVNRGYVRQEQSRQYALGPRLIRLGETAGKLVGVWARPHLSRLVDEIGETANMAMLDGDEIVYVAQIPSKHSMRMFTEVGRRVLPHSTAVGKVLLAQLPERQVTDLLRRTGMPAHTEHTITTPAAFIEQLAAVREQGYAVDDGEQELGVRCIAVAVPNAPTMTAISISGPAARVSEARYGEVVPALQGIAAELSAALG; encoded by the coding sequence GTGGCATCCTCAGACACCGATAAGCCGTCGGGCGGCGTGCAGTCGCTCGAACGTGCCTTTGACCTGCTCGAACACATGGCGGACGCGGGCCGCGAAGTGCCGCTCAGCGAGCTGGCCAAGCTCTCGGGCCTGCCGATGCCGACGATCTACCGGCTGGTGCGGACCATGGTCAACCGCGGATACGTGCGCCAGGAGCAGTCCCGGCAGTACGCGCTCGGGCCCCGGCTGATCCGGCTCGGCGAGACCGCGGGCAAGCTGGTCGGCGTCTGGGCCCGGCCCCACCTGTCCCGGCTGGTCGACGAGATCGGCGAGACCGCGAACATGGCCATGCTCGACGGCGACGAGATCGTCTACGTCGCGCAGATCCCGTCGAAGCACTCGATGCGGATGTTCACCGAGGTCGGCAGGCGCGTGCTGCCGCACTCCACCGCCGTGGGCAAAGTCCTGCTCGCCCAGCTGCCCGAGCGTCAGGTCACCGACCTGCTGCGCCGCACGGGGATGCCCGCACACACCGAGCACACGATCACCACGCCCGCCGCGTTCATCGAACAACTCGCCGCGGTGCGCGAGCAGGGCTACGCCGTCGACGACGGCGAACAGGAACTCGGGGTGCGCTGCATCGCCGTCGCCGTTCCCAACGCGCCGACGATGACCGCGATCTCCATCTCCGGCCCGGCCGCCCGGGTCAGCGAGGCCCGCTACGGCGAAGTGGTCCCCGCGCTGCAGGGAATCGCCGCGGAGCTGTCCGCCGCGCTGGGGTAG
- the aceB gene encoding malate synthase A → MRINGAPVERGDEILTPAALEFVAELQRRFGGTRDALVAARAARRSEVARTGRLDFLDTTRDIRESDWTVATAPADLTDRRVEITGPAEAKMAINALNSGARVWLADLEDASTPHWANVVSAQVTLADAVREQLTYTAPDGTEYRLREDTRLATIVMRPRGWHLPERHVVVDGRPAVAALVDFGLYFFHNARELIERGGGPYFYLPKMESHLEARLWNDVFNHAQDALGIPRGSVRATVLIETIPAAFEMDEILYELREHASGLNAGRWDYLFSVIKYFRDVGPDFVLPDRNGVGMASPFMRAYTDLLVRTCHRRGAFAMGGMSAFIPSRRDPELTQVALAKVRADKEREAHGGFDGSWVAHPDLVPVCREVFDGVLGERPNQLDRTRDDVSVTAEQLLDVASTPGEPTAEGLRGNVAVALRYLEAWLRGSGAVAIFNLMEDAATAEIARSQIWQWLRNDVKLADSGELVTAELVRRIEDEELETLREALGAEQFEAGRFGDARALFERVALSDDFVDFLTLPAYDLID, encoded by the coding sequence ATCCGGATCAACGGCGCCCCCGTGGAACGCGGCGACGAAATCCTGACCCCGGCGGCGCTTGAGTTCGTCGCCGAGCTGCAGCGGCGCTTCGGCGGCACCCGGGACGCGCTGGTGGCCGCGCGCGCCGCGCGCCGGTCCGAGGTCGCCCGCACCGGCAGGCTCGACTTCCTCGACACCACAAGGGACATCCGTGAGAGCGACTGGACCGTCGCGACGGCCCCCGCGGACCTGACCGACCGGCGGGTGGAGATCACCGGCCCGGCCGAGGCGAAGATGGCGATCAACGCGCTGAACTCCGGCGCCCGGGTCTGGCTCGCCGACCTGGAGGACGCGAGCACCCCGCACTGGGCCAATGTGGTCTCCGCCCAGGTCACCCTGGCCGACGCGGTGCGCGAGCAGCTGACGTACACCGCGCCGGACGGCACCGAGTACCGGCTGCGGGAGGACACCCGGCTCGCGACGATCGTGATGCGCCCGCGCGGCTGGCACCTGCCCGAGCGACACGTCGTGGTCGACGGGCGGCCGGCGGTGGCGGCGCTGGTCGACTTCGGTCTGTACTTCTTCCACAACGCGCGCGAGCTGATCGAGCGCGGCGGCGGCCCGTACTTCTACCTGCCGAAAATGGAGAGCCACCTCGAGGCCCGGCTGTGGAACGACGTCTTCAACCACGCCCAGGACGCGCTCGGCATCCCGCGCGGCAGCGTCCGCGCGACGGTGTTGATCGAGACGATCCCGGCGGCGTTCGAGATGGACGAGATCCTCTACGAGCTGCGCGAGCACGCCTCGGGCCTTAACGCGGGCCGTTGGGACTACCTGTTCAGCGTGATCAAGTACTTCCGGGACGTCGGCCCCGACTTCGTGCTGCCCGACCGCAACGGTGTCGGGATGGCGTCGCCGTTCATGCGCGCCTACACCGACCTGCTGGTCCGCACATGTCACCGGCGCGGCGCGTTCGCGATGGGCGGGATGTCGGCGTTCATCCCGTCGCGCCGCGACCCGGAGCTGACCCAGGTGGCGCTGGCCAAGGTCCGCGCGGACAAGGAACGTGAGGCCCACGGCGGGTTCGACGGGTCCTGGGTGGCCCACCCTGATCTGGTTCCGGTGTGCCGCGAGGTGTTCGACGGCGTCCTCGGCGAGCGGCCCAACCAGCTCGACCGCACCCGTGACGACGTGTCGGTGACCGCCGAACAGCTCCTGGACGTGGCGAGCACACCGGGCGAGCCCACGGCGGAAGGGTTGCGCGGCAACGTGGCCGTGGCGCTGCGCTACCTGGAGGCATGGTTGCGCGGCAGTGGCGCGGTGGCGATCTTCAACCTGATGGAGGACGCGGCGACCGCGGAGATCGCGCGTTCGCAGATCTGGCAGTGGTTGCGCAACGACGTCAAACTCGCCGACTCCGGCGAACTGGTGACCGCGGAGCTGGTGCGGCGGATCGAGGACGAGGAACTGGAGACTCTGCGCGAAGCCCTTGGGGCGGAACAGTTCGAGGCGGGTCGGTTCGGCGACGCGCGGGCCCTGTTCGAGCGGGTCGCGCTGTCCGACGACTTCGTCGACTTCCTGACCCTGCCCGCCTACGACCTGATCGACTGA